In Synechococcales cyanobacterium T60_A2020_003, the DNA window GTCGCAGGCCGCTTGGGGCATTGAAACCCTGGCACGCCGCTATCCCGAAGCGATTTTTGTGGTCGGTCAAGCGCAAACCGCCCTAGCCTCGATTGTGGATTTGATCATGGCCAACGAAATAAAGCCATCCCTCGTCATTGGCACCCCTGCTAGATTTCTGGGTATGGAAAAGATGGACAAACGCTTAGTGCAATCGATGGTTCCCTACATTCGGATTCGCGGTCGCAAGGGCAGTGCAGTGGTGGCGGCGGCAATCGTGAATGGATTGGCGGATCTAGCATGGCAAGCCTACGAAGGGGAAGCTGTTCGCTGAGGAAGGAGTTCCCAATTAATACGAGGTCACCAACACTTCCGAAATTTTGCCCCGACGCTTGGCATTACAGTTGATCAAGCGGGTGGCCGAAATGGTGTGGATGTTGAACCCTGCGTAGAGATCGCGAATAAAGTCACAGTCTGAATTGGACAGCATGACCTGGACTCCGCGACTTGCCAGGGTGCGGAAAGTGTCTCGAAGGTGAATCTGGTCGGTTTCGGTGAAGGCGTAGCGATTGTATTTCGTGAAACTGCTAGTGGGACTGATGGGGTAGTAAGGCGGATCAAAGTAAACGAAATCGTGCTCTGTATACGCCTGTTCCACCACTGATTCAAAGGAACCCAGGAAAAGTTCAGCCGATTGGAGGGCGGCCGAGGCGGCGCAGAGCAGATCGGGGTCGAAAATACCGGGATTTTTGTATCGCCCAATCGGGACATTAAATTGCCCCTGGGAATTTTCGCGGTAGAGACCGTTGAAGCAAGTTTTGTTGAGATAGATGAAGCGGGCCGCTCGCTCAATGGGGCAGGTTGAAACGAGCGATCGCATTGTATAGTAGTAGTCCTTGCCGTGATTTTGGCGATGTTCGGCAAGACGCTCAATCACGGCCTCTACATGATCACGAATGCAGCGATAAACGTTAACGAGTTCTGGATTGATATCGGTTAAAACAGCGTGATTGATCCGGTGGGCGAGGTGAAAGAAAATTGCGCCTCCCCCTAAAAAGGGTTCGTAGTAGGTGTGAAATGATGGGGGAAAAAATTCGCTGTACTGGGGAATTAATTGATTCTTTCCGCCTGCCCATTTCAGGAAGGGACGTGGGGTTAGCGATGGAGCAGGGGAATAGACTTGCATGGGACTGGGGTGCCTAGCAGTACACAGAATCAAGGTCAATCAAGAAGCGCAATTAATCGTGGAAATGAGTCTGAATCACAGCGCTATTTTGCTAGCATCACTCCGTACAATGGAGTAAGGATGTCATCAAAAAATACGCTAGTACTCTTAACGTACTACCGTTGATCTCTAAGTACAATAGTTTTAGTGATAAAGATGCAAGAATTTTTTCAAAACGTTTCTCGATATCCTCGGTATTTCATTACTGTGACCCTTGGAGTTCTGTACACGTTTTTAGAGCCGTTACTTCCGTTGTTAAAGCGTCCGAGTACGGCGATCGCCCTGGTTGCCCTATTGATTAGCGTGATGGCGTTCCTATCTTTTACCCTGCGGGCAAT includes these proteins:
- a CDS encoding DNA adenine methylase, whose protein sequence is MQVYSPAPSLTPRPFLKWAGGKNQLIPQYSEFFPPSFHTYYEPFLGGGAIFFHLAHRINHAVLTDINPELVNVYRCIRDHVEAVIERLAEHRQNHGKDYYYTMRSLVSTCPIERAARFIYLNKTCFNGLYRENSQGQFNVPIGRYKNPGIFDPDLLCAASAALQSAELFLGSFESVVEQAYTEHDFVYFDPPYYPISPTSSFTKYNRYAFTETDQIHLRDTFRTLASRGVQVMLSNSDCDFIRDLYAGFNIHTISATRLINCNAKRRGKISEVLVTSY
- a CDS encoding DUF751 family protein, producing MQEFFQNVSRYPRYFITVTLGVLYTFLEPLLPLLKRPSTAIALVALLISVMAFLSFTLRAMLGLNVA
- a CDS encoding precorrin-8X methylmutase, with the protein product MELHITDAHSLRIIDREVGDHSFSPAEYEIVRRVIYATADFEYKSLLQFSDQALQSGAAALAARCTIIVDVPMVQVGITPTVQSTFANPVYCSMEAITRPQREKSQAAWGIETLARRYPEAIFVVGQAQTALASIVDLIMANEIKPSLVIGTPARFLGMEKMDKRLVQSMVPYIRIRGRKGSAVVAAAIVNGLADLAWQAYEGEAVR